TTCGGGTACGGCCAGGCGTCCAGGTCCATCACGGTGTGCTTGGCGACCCGCCACGGCACACCCGGCCGGTTGGGCGCGACCCGCCGGATGCGCCCGTCGGGCAGGTAGCTCACGTCGTAGAACCTCGGCACGTACACGCCGCCGGAGGCCGCCAGCCGCATCAGCAGCTCGTCGCGCCCGCCGGGCGAGCCCTCGGCCTTCCACTCGCGGACGACCTCGGTGATGGCCAGCGTGATCTCCTCGCCGTCGCCGAGGACGGCCGCGTCGAGGAACTCGGCGATGGGCTCGGGGTTGAACGCCGCGTGCCCGCCCGCGATCACGATCGGGTGCTCGTCGGTGCGGTCGGCCGCCTCCAGCGGGATGCCCGCCAGGTCGAGGGCCGTCAGCATGTTGGTGTAGCCCAGTTCGGTGGAGAAGCTGACCCCGAACACGTCGAACGCGGCGACCGGGCGGTGCGCGTCCACGGTGAACTGCGGGATCCCGTGCTCGCGCATCAGCGCCTCGAGGTCGGGCCACACCGAGTACGTCCGCTCGGCGAGCACCCCCTCGCGTTCGTTGAGGATCTCGTAGAGGATCGCGACGCCCTGGTTGGGGAGGCCGACCTCGTACGCGTCGGGGTACATCAGGGCCCATCGCACCTCGGCGGCGTCCCAGTCCTTGATCTGGGAGTTGAGCTCACCGCCGACGTACTGAATCGGCTTGTTGACGCTCGGGAGCAGCGGCTCCAGACGCGCGAAGAGCGATTCGACGGGCATGGAGGTCCTCCGAAAAGGGAACTGGGGAGATCAAGCTTTCAGGGTACCCGCGGATCAGGTGGGGAACGGGCGGGCGCGGAGATGGACGGCCTGCAGCAGGCCGAGGGCGATCATGTTGGCGAAGGTCGCCGAGCCGCCGTAGGACACGAACGGGAGCGGCAGGCCCGTGATGGGCATGATGCCGAGGGTCATCCCGATGTTCTCGAACGTCTGGAACGCCAGCCAGCACACCACCCCGGCGGCCACCATGGCCCCGAACGGGTCGGCGGCGCCGGTGGCGATGCGCAGGCCGCGCCACAGGACCACGCCCATCAGGACGATGATCAGGGCCGCGCCGATGAAGCCCAGCTCCTCCCCCGCCACGGTGAAGATGAAGTCGGTCTGCTGCTCGGGCACGAAGTGCCCCCCGGTCTGCTCGCCCTCGAACAGGCCCTTGCCGTCGAAGCCGCCCGAGCCGACCGCGATCCGGGCCTGCTGGGCGTTGTAGCCCGCGCCGCGCGGGTCGGCCTCCGGGTTGGCGAACGCGGTGAACCGGTCGATCTGGTACGGCTTGAGCAGCCCGAAGAACCACACCGAGAAGGCCGCCAGCAGCCCGCCCCCGAGCAGCCCGGCCAGCCAACGCTTGCGGACACCGGACATGGCCAGCATGCCCAGCACCACCGCGCCGAACACCAGCGTGGTGCCCAGGTCGGGTTGCGCCATCACCAGCACGGCGGGACCGCCGGCCAGGGCCAGGGCCAGCACCACGTCGCGGGGGCCGGGGCCGGCGTCGTTGTCGCGGGGCTCGCCGTCGCGGGGCTCGGCCAGCAGCATCGCCAGCAGCACCACCAGGCCCACCTTGGCGAACTCCGACGGCTGCACCTGGAAGCCGCCGCCCACCACGATCCACGAGTGGGAGCCGTTGATGGTCTCGCCCAGCGGCGACAGCACCGCCACCAGGCCCAGACAGGCCAGCCCGTACAGGATCGGGGCGTAGGCGCGCAGCAGCCGGTAGTCGAGCATCGCGACGACCGCGCCGAGCGTGAACCCGATGCCCAGGTTGAACAGGTGCCGTTTGAGGAACCCCTCCGGGTCCTTGCCCTGCTCGGTCAGCCCGGCGTGGGTGGCCGAGCGGACCAGCAGCGCGCCCAGCACGCACAGCGCCAGCACGGCGAGGATGAGCGCCCAGTCCAGCCGTCGCAGCGCGCCGAACCGGTCGCGCCAGGACGGCTGCGGGCCGTAGCCCGCGATCACGACGGTCCCCCGGACGCGCGGCCGACGTGCGGGCTCATGGCGCGGTGCCCCGGGCCGGGACGCCGACGGTGCCGTCGGGGCGGACGTTCGGGAGCCGCTCGGGGAGCTTCCCGTTGACCAGCGCGCCCTCCGTCTTCTTCGTCCCGTACATGGCCTCGAAGATCTCGCGGACGGCGGGCGCGGCGTACGAGCCGCCGGTGCCGGACTGGGCGATCATCGCGACCACCGCGAAGCGCGGCTTGTCCGCCGGGGCGAAGCCGGCGAACCAGGCGGTGTCCTCCTTGCCGTAGACCTCGGCGGTGCCGGTCTTGCCCGCCACCGAGACCCGTTTGAGGTCGAACCCGTTGAACGCGCCCGCCGCCGTGCCGTTCTTGGGGACCTCCGCCAGCGCCTTGCGCATGTAGGTCAGCACCTTGTCGTCGACGGGGAGCTCCGGGGCCCGGGGCGGGTCGATCTCGCGGACGACGGTGCCGTCCGGCCTCATCACCGCCATGCCGACGCGCGGCACCACCAGCTTGCCGCCGTTGGCGACCGCCGCGTACGCCCTGGCGAGCTGCAGCGGCGTGACCAGCACGTCGCCCTGGCCGATGGAGAAGTTCGCCGCGTCGCCGGCCCGCCACACGAAGCCCTCGGTGCAGTTCTCCCGGGCGATGGCCCTGAGGTAGGCGGCGCGGGAGGGGCTGGTGCGGGCCAGCTCGGGGTAGCCGCTCTTGGCGGCCTTGCAGGTGTCCTGCCGGGTGGCGTTCCAGTACGAGCGCTTCCAGCCGCGATCGGGGATGCGCCCGGACGCCTCGCTGGGCAGGTCCACCCCGGTCGGCGAGCCGAACCCGAAGTTGCGGGCCATCGTCGACATCGGGTCCTTGGGCTTCTTGACCGGCTTGGTGCCGCCGTCCCGCAGCCACTCCTCGTACGCGAACTTGTAGAAGATCGTGTCGCAGGAGACCACCAGCGCCCGGTGCAGGTTCATGCTCCCGTGCGCCTGGCCCTCGAAGTTGCGGAAGGCCCGGTCGCCGACCTTGTAGGAGCCGGGGCACGGGTAGGTGCCGTTCAAGGGGTACCCGTCGGCGATGGCGGCGGCCACCGAGGACACCTTGAACGTCGAGGCCGGCGGGAACTGACCCTGGGTGGCCCGGGAGATCAGCGGCTGGCCCTTGCCCTTGCCGAGCAGCCCCTCGTACTCGTCCTGGGAGATGCCGCCGATCCAGATCGTGGGGTCGTAGGACGGGTGGCTCGCCAGCGCCACGACCCGGCCGGTGCGCACGTCCATCACCACGGCGGCGGCCGCGTCCGCCTTGGAGCCGGCCTTGCGGGCCTTGTCGACGGCGTTCCTGAGGGCGGTCTCGGCGGCGGCCTGCACCTTCGCGTCCAGGCTGGTGATCAGCGACGACCCGGCCACCGGGGCCTGCTCGCGGGCGGTGCCGGTGACGCGGCCCTGGCTGTCGACCAGCACCTGCCGGACGCCCGGCGTTCCGCGCAGGTCGGCGTCGTACACGGCCTCCAGGCCGTCCCGGCCGATCAGGTCGACGCCGCTGTACCCGGTGACGCGCAGGCCGCGCCGCTTGTCCAGCTCCTCCTGGGTGATCGGCTGGAGGTAGCCGAGGGCCTGCGCGGCGGCGGCGCCCTCCGGTCGCGGGTACTCGCGGACGGCCTGCACCTGGGCGATCACGCCCGGGTAGTCCTCGGCGCGTTCCATGATCTGCAGGGCGCGCTTGGGGTCGACGCGGTCGTCCACCGGGATCGGCTGGTACGGGGAGCCCGGCCAGCAGGGGCGCTTGACGGTGGGCGAGCACAGCCGGATCCGCTTCTCCAGGTCGTCGCGGCGGGTGCCCAGGGTCCGCGCGAGCCGGTCGAGG
The DNA window shown above is from Thermomonospora umbrina and carries:
- the mrdA gene encoding penicillin-binding protein 2 — encoded protein: MNPKTHFRLVVLHVVVLSMLLILLGRLWNLQVMNGDHYREVAANNRIRDIVVPAVRGMILDSSGRPLVRNRTALVVSVDKTVLSRQDDDGRAVLDRLARTLGTRRDDLEKRIRLCSPTVKRPCWPGSPYQPIPVDDRVDPKRALQIMERAEDYPGVIAQVQAVREYPRPEGAAAAQALGYLQPITQEELDKRRGLRVTGYSGVDLIGRDGLEAVYDADLRGTPGVRQVLVDSQGRVTGTAREQAPVAGSSLITSLDAKVQAAAETALRNAVDKARKAGSKADAAAAVVMDVRTGRVVALASHPSYDPTIWIGGISQDEYEGLLGKGKGQPLISRATQGQFPPASTFKVSSVAAAIADGYPLNGTYPCPGSYKVGDRAFRNFEGQAHGSMNLHRALVVSCDTIFYKFAYEEWLRDGGTKPVKKPKDPMSTMARNFGFGSPTGVDLPSEASGRIPDRGWKRSYWNATRQDTCKAAKSGYPELARTSPSRAAYLRAIARENCTEGFVWRAGDAANFSIGQGDVLVTPLQLARAYAAVANGGKLVVPRVGMAVMRPDGTVVREIDPPRAPELPVDDKVLTYMRKALAEVPKNGTAAGAFNGFDLKRVSVAGKTGTAEVYGKEDTAWFAGFAPADKPRFAVVAMIAQSGTGGSYAAPAVREIFEAMYGTKKTEGALVNGKLPERLPNVRPDGTVGVPARGTAP
- the rodA gene encoding rod shape-determining protein RodA yields the protein MIAGYGPQPSWRDRFGALRRLDWALILAVLALCVLGALLVRSATHAGLTEQGKDPEGFLKRHLFNLGIGFTLGAVVAMLDYRLLRAYAPILYGLACLGLVAVLSPLGETINGSHSWIVVGGGFQVQPSEFAKVGLVVLLAMLLAEPRDGEPRDNDAGPGPRDVVLALALAGGPAVLVMAQPDLGTTLVFGAVVLGMLAMSGVRKRWLAGLLGGGLLAAFSVWFFGLLKPYQIDRFTAFANPEADPRGAGYNAQQARIAVGSGGFDGKGLFEGEQTGGHFVPEQQTDFIFTVAGEELGFIGAALIIVLMGVVLWRGLRIATGAADPFGAMVAAGVVCWLAFQTFENIGMTLGIMPITGLPLPFVSYGGSATFANMIALGLLQAVHLRARPFPT